A window from Hemicordylus capensis ecotype Gifberg chromosome 2, rHemCap1.1.pri, whole genome shotgun sequence encodes these proteins:
- the HIGD2A gene encoding HIG1 domain family member 2A, mitochondrial, translated as MAQKTPPPFDPSRPPLIEGFTPTSFQYSEEGIGDKFLRKSRENPLVPIGCLGTVGALTYGLVNFKRGNTRQSQMMMRARIAAQGFTIAALLVGVVVTALKQKK; from the exons ATGGCTCAGAAGACACCACCCCCCTTTGACCCCAGTCGCCCCCCTTTGATTGAAGGCTTCACGCCAACCTCCTTCCAGTATAGCGAAGAGGGAATCGGAGACAAATTCCTTCGCAAGAGCCGCGAGAACCCGCTGGTGCCCATTG GCTGCCTTGGCACAGTAGGAGCCTTGACCTATGGACTCGTTAACTTCAAGAGGGGCAACACCCGCCAATCCCAGATGATGATGCGGGCACGTATTGCAGCTCAAGGCTTCACCATTGCAGCCCTGTTGGTGGGTGTGGTGGTTACAGCACTGAAGCAAAAGAAGTGA
- the NOP16 gene encoding nucleolar protein 16 codes for MPKAKGKSRRQKYSYNVNRKKQNKASRRRANPRIKCAQIRHAWDSTRSVSQNLAEMGLAIDPNKAVPIPKTIQRVMQMEIDGQEGRRKIVRKPYVLNELEFEASLPEKKSETLSRDLIDYVQHMIRNHGENYKAMARDEKNYYQDTPKQIKRKINVYKRFYSEEFKAFVSSLQPEKMDQQ; via the exons ATGCCGAAAGCTAAAGGGAAGAGCCGGCGGCAAAAATACAGCTATAACGTCAACCGCAAGAAACAAAATAAGGCTTCCCGCAGGCGCGCCAACCCTCGCATAAAATG TGCCCAAATCAGACATGCCTGGGATAGTACCAGATCTGTATCACAGAATCTTGCTGAAATGGGCCTGGCGATTGATCCAAACAAGGCTGTTCCCATTCCAAAGACAATCCAACGG GTGATGCAAATGGAGATTGATGGacaagagggaaggaggaaaattGTGCGGAAGCCATATGTACTAAATG AGTTGGAATTTGAGGCTAGTCTCCCAGAGAAGAAGTCAGAGACCCTCTCCAGAGATCTTATTGACTATGTTCAGCACATGATTCGGAATCATGGTGAAAACTACAAG GCTATGGCCCGTGATGAGAAGAACTATTACCAGGACACACCAAAGCAAATAAAGAGGAAGATCAATGTGTATAAACGCTTCTACTCTGAAGAGTTCAAGGCTTTTGTTTCTTCTCTGCAACCAGAAAAGATGGATCAGCAATGA